One genomic window of Borreliella garinii includes the following:
- a CDS encoding chemotaxis protein CheW: MGMDSDMQDSLSQYLLFSLDELYAIEIKYVVEVLEYTKISKIPRTPSYMAGIINNRGKIVPIIDIRKQFGMGDRVVDEDEKKRNKGVNISNIIILTLVYEGDEFNLGILVDYVNEVLELDPFSIDDAPKIGSGFNSKFISGIGKSNNKFIIILDVENLFDVRELSRFRNTTIYDPEHQQQ; this comes from the coding sequence ATGGGCATGGATTCAGATATGCAAGATTCTTTAAGTCAGTATCTTTTATTTAGTTTGGACGAGCTTTATGCTATTGAGATTAAATATGTTGTTGAGGTTTTGGAATATACGAAGATATCAAAAATCCCAAGAACTCCCAGTTACATGGCAGGAATAATAAATAATAGAGGCAAGATCGTTCCAATAATTGATATTCGAAAGCAATTTGGAATGGGTGATCGTGTTGTTGATGAGGATGAGAAAAAGAGAAATAAGGGAGTTAATATTTCAAATATTATTATATTGACTTTAGTTTACGAGGGAGATGAATTTAATCTTGGAATTTTAGTAGATTATGTCAATGAAGTTCTTGAATTAGATCCATTTAGTATTGATGACGCTCCTAAGATTGGATCAGGATTTAATTCAAAGTTTATTTCAGGAATTGGCAAGAGTAATAATAAGTTTATTATTATTTTAGATGTAGAAAATTTATTTGACGTTAGAGAGCTTTCTAGATTTAGAAATACAACAATATATGATCCCGAGCATCAGCAGCAATAG
- the gnd gene encoding decarboxylating NADP(+)-dependent phosphogluconate dehydrogenase, translated as MDVGIYGLGVMGGNLALNIADNGFNVSVYNRDSEKTEIFVKQNSHKKINGFKDVESFVKSLKSPRKIILMVTSLAVEKVVEQILPLLNKSDIIIDGGNSHYKNTMRIEKELFAKDIYFVGLGISGGERGARFGPALMYGGSKSAYEILEPMLNKIAAKTKSNDICSTYIGENGSGHYVKMIHNGVEYADMQLISEVYFFMKKAFNLDNSKISEVFEKWNEGDLSGYLLEITSKILRYKENNEYLVDKILDVANQKGTGVWTSIDALESGMPVNLILESVFSRFMSGLKHERIIASDLLKMDTTSFEFELSDWILDLYYALLVSKIVAYAQGFMMLKTASVNYSWDLNLGKISLVWREGCIIRSSFLDKIKLAYDKNPHLINLLFDDYFLDLLKNNHKSLRRIVSKASEIGIPLPAFYASLSFLDSYSTNYLPSNLIQAQRDFFGAHSFERLDSKRGEFFHSTWQ; from the coding sequence ATGGATGTAGGAATTTATGGTCTTGGTGTTATGGGCGGCAATTTAGCTCTAAATATTGCTGATAACGGTTTTAATGTTTCTGTTTACAATAGAGATAGTGAAAAAACTGAAATTTTTGTTAAACAAAATTCTCATAAAAAGATAAATGGCTTTAAAGATGTTGAATCTTTTGTTAAAAGCTTAAAATCCCCAAGAAAAATTATTTTAATGGTGACAAGTCTAGCTGTAGAAAAGGTTGTTGAACAAATTTTACCCCTTTTGAATAAATCGGACATAATTATTGATGGTGGGAATTCTCATTATAAGAATACAATGAGAATAGAAAAAGAATTGTTTGCCAAGGACATTTATTTTGTAGGGCTTGGAATTTCTGGAGGAGAGAGGGGCGCAAGATTTGGTCCTGCGCTAATGTATGGAGGCAGTAAATCAGCTTATGAAATTCTTGAGCCTATGTTAAATAAAATTGCAGCTAAAACCAAAAGCAACGATATTTGCTCGACTTATATTGGAGAGAATGGTTCTGGACACTATGTTAAAATGATACATAATGGGGTTGAATACGCTGATATGCAGCTTATTAGCGAGGTTTATTTCTTCATGAAAAAAGCTTTCAATTTAGATAATTCAAAAATTTCTGAAGTTTTTGAAAAATGGAATGAAGGCGATCTTTCAGGGTATTTGCTAGAAATAACTTCTAAGATTCTTAGGTATAAAGAAAATAATGAATATTTAGTTGATAAGATTTTAGATGTTGCAAATCAAAAAGGTACTGGTGTTTGGACATCTATTGATGCTCTTGAATCTGGTATGCCTGTAAATTTAATTCTTGAATCTGTTTTTTCAAGATTTATGTCGGGGCTAAAACACGAAAGAATTATTGCTAGTGATTTGCTTAAGATGGATACCACTTCTTTTGAGTTTGAGCTTAGCGATTGGATTTTAGATCTTTATTATGCTCTTTTAGTTTCAAAAATAGTAGCTTATGCCCAAGGTTTTATGATGCTTAAGACCGCATCTGTAAATTATAGTTGGGATTTAAATTTGGGTAAAATTTCTTTGGTTTGGAGAGAAGGTTGTATTATTCGTAGCAGTTTTTTAGACAAAATTAAATTAGCTTATGATAAAAATCCTCATCTTATTAATTTGCTTTTTGATGATTATTTTTTGGATTTATTAAAAAATAATCACAAATCTTTGAGAAGAATAGTTTCAAAGGCTAGTGAAATTGGGATTCCTTTACCGGCATTTTATGCCAGTCTTTCATTTTTAGATTCTTATTCCACTAATTATTTGCCTTCTAATCTAATTCAAGCGCAAAGAGACTTTTTTGGTGCCCATTCTTTTGAAAGATTAGACTCAAAACGAGGTGAATTTTTTCATAGTACTTGGCAATAA
- a CDS encoding BAPKO_0422 family outer member beta-barrel protein encodes MQSKNKIIKLLIIIILLFNVENIFTNEKSKNSSTSSKVDSLQTKTKIKFGFILPYPTAIEFSINNFNIGIGVTILSVSEFFPKSPVALLFKTYFDYMFLNLRIKNSNFIFFLGSGLFFEIGKITNSNLTNVFSGITYKIGMGLPLGITYEAYYDVIEIIIKTTPSIFIGQLPNGNLMFPIKGNFSIGIKCSFKI; translated from the coding sequence ATGCAAAGTAAAAACAAAATAATCAAATTATTAATAATAATTATATTATTATTCAATGTTGAGAATATTTTCACAAACGAAAAATCTAAAAACAGCTCAACTAGTTCAAAAGTTGACAGCTTACAAACAAAAACTAAAATAAAATTTGGCTTTATTCTGCCTTATCCTACTGCAATAGAATTTAGCATCAATAACTTTAATATTGGAATAGGAGTAACAATACTAAGCGTCTCAGAATTTTTTCCAAAATCACCAGTAGCATTGCTATTTAAAACATATTTTGACTATATGTTCTTAAATTTAAGAATTAAAAATTCAAATTTTATCTTTTTTCTAGGATCTGGCCTATTTTTTGAAATAGGCAAAATTACAAACTCAAATTTAACAAATGTTTTTTCTGGGATTACCTATAAAATCGGAATGGGTTTGCCCTTAGGAATAACATATGAAGCTTATTATGACGTTATTGAAATTATAATAAAAACAACACCATCAATTTTTATTGGCCAATTACCTAACGGAAATTTAATGTTCCCAATAAAAGGAAATTTCTCTATCGGAATAAAATGCTCTTTTAAGATATAG
- the htpG gene encoding molecular chaperone HtpG, which translates to MKKQFDTEVNDLLYLIIHSLYSHKEIFLRELISNASDAIDKLKFLSLTNEKFKNIALEPKIEITFDDKSILIKDNGIGMNEQDLTNHLGVIAKSGTKEFINNLKQDEKKSASLIGQFGVGFYSAFIVSEKVEVTSKKALESDAYIWSSDGKTGYEIEKAKKEEPGTEIKLYLNKEGLEYANKWKIQEIIKKYSNHINYPIYIKYSEPIMKDGKQEGIEEKEEKLNETTALWTKNKSEIKAEEYNEFYKNTTFDYENPLMHIHTKAEGNLEYTNLFYIPSKAPYDLYYPNTKPGVKLFINRIFITDSEGSLLPNYLRFIKGIIDCQDLPLNVSREILQQNKILSKIKSSSVKKILSELEKLSKKNPEKFSEFSKEFGRCIKEGVYSDFENREKLISLIRFKSSSVDGFVSFKEYKERMNESQKSIYYITGGKENILKENPIVNAYKEKGFEILIMDDELDEAILNLIPEYEGLKLKAINKNETSNELKDENFKKIEEEFKDILTKVKEILKDHIKEVNLSATLIKEPSAIIVDSNDPTYQMQKIMLSMGQEVKEIKPILELNPNNRIVQNLKNLESEKLEKISILLFEEALLTSGMPSKNPGKFINIINEFLEKGLL; encoded by the coding sequence ATGAAAAAACAATTTGATACAGAAGTAAATGATTTGCTCTATTTAATCATTCACTCTCTTTACTCCCATAAGGAAATATTCTTAAGAGAATTGATATCAAATGCATCTGATGCCATTGATAAACTCAAGTTTTTAAGCTTGACAAATGAAAAATTCAAAAACATCGCCCTAGAACCAAAAATAGAAATAACATTTGATGATAAAAGTATCCTAATTAAGGATAATGGAATCGGAATGAATGAACAAGATTTAACTAATCATCTTGGTGTAATTGCAAAATCAGGAACTAAAGAATTCATTAACAATTTAAAACAAGATGAAAAAAAATCTGCAAGTCTAATTGGCCAATTTGGAGTTGGATTTTACAGTGCATTCATAGTATCAGAAAAAGTAGAAGTTACATCAAAAAAAGCACTAGAAAGCGATGCTTATATTTGGTCCAGTGATGGTAAAACAGGATATGAAATAGAAAAAGCAAAAAAAGAAGAGCCAGGCACAGAAATAAAGCTTTATCTCAATAAAGAAGGGCTTGAATATGCCAATAAATGGAAAATTCAAGAAATTATTAAAAAATATTCCAATCACATAAATTATCCCATTTATATAAAATACAGTGAACCTATAATGAAGGACGGGAAACAAGAGGGAATAGAAGAAAAAGAAGAAAAATTAAATGAAACCACTGCTCTTTGGACAAAAAATAAAAGCGAAATTAAAGCAGAAGAATACAATGAATTTTATAAAAATACAACCTTTGATTATGAAAATCCATTGATGCATATTCATACAAAAGCTGAAGGAAATTTAGAATATACTAATTTATTTTATATCCCAAGTAAAGCTCCTTATGATTTATATTATCCAAATACCAAACCTGGAGTAAAGCTATTTATAAATAGGATCTTTATTACAGACTCTGAAGGTAGTTTGCTTCCAAACTATCTAAGGTTTATAAAAGGAATTATAGACTGCCAAGATTTACCGCTCAATGTAAGTAGGGAAATTTTACAACAAAATAAAATTTTGTCTAAAATAAAATCATCTTCTGTAAAAAAAATACTAAGCGAACTTGAAAAGCTAAGCAAAAAAAATCCTGAAAAATTTTCAGAGTTTTCTAAAGAATTTGGGAGATGTATTAAAGAAGGTGTTTATTCTGACTTTGAAAACAGAGAAAAGCTTATCTCATTAATAAGATTTAAATCTTCAAGCGTAGATGGATTTGTTTCTTTTAAAGAGTATAAAGAAAGAATGAACGAAAGCCAAAAAAGCATTTACTATATAACAGGTGGTAAAGAAAATATATTAAAAGAAAATCCAATAGTAAACGCTTATAAAGAAAAAGGATTTGAAATCCTAATCATGGACGATGAACTTGATGAGGCTATTTTAAATCTAATTCCAGAATACGAAGGATTAAAACTAAAAGCAATAAACAAAAATGAAACTAGCAATGAATTAAAAGATGAAAATTTCAAAAAAATTGAAGAAGAGTTCAAAGATATACTTACAAAAGTAAAAGAAATCCTTAAAGACCACATAAAAGAAGTTAATCTTTCGGCAACATTGATAAAAGAACCTTCGGCAATAATAGTTGACAGCAATGATCCAACTTACCAAATGCAAAAAATCATGCTATCAATGGGACAAGAAGTAAAAGAAATTAAACCAATACTTGAACTAAACCCTAATAATAGAATAGTCCAAAATTTAAAAAATTTAGAGTCTGAAAAATTAGAAAAAATAAGCATTCTCCTATTTGAGGAGGCTCTGCTAACTTCAGGAATGCCTAGCAAAAATCCAGGAAAATTCATAAACATAATAAACGAATTTCTAGAAAAAGGGTTGTTATGA
- a CDS encoding HPr family phosphocarrier protein, whose protein sequence is MVKKEAIIKAVNGLHVRPASTFVKKAKEYSSEITIESDGKSVSGKSLFRLQTLELSAGKKLLICAEGEDEEIAASELAELIESFKE, encoded by the coding sequence ATGGTAAAAAAAGAAGCAATTATTAAGGCTGTAAACGGTTTACATGTTAGGCCTGCGTCAACTTTTGTAAAAAAAGCTAAAGAATATTCTAGCGAGATAACAATAGAGTCCGATGGCAAGTCTGTTAGCGGGAAAAGTTTATTCAGGCTTCAAACTTTGGAATTATCAGCAGGTAAAAAGCTTTTGATATGTGCTGAGGGTGAGGATGAGGAGATTGCTGCTTCAGAGCTTGCGGAGCTTATCGAATCTTTTAAAGAATGA
- a CDS encoding DUF3996 domain-containing protein, with amino-acid sequence MRTKIIIVLIIILLAPSLGFANSKASARGKFGAGIILPLPIALHINMGNFDLDIGLYSGVNNLFSDWKTLFIALDYIFYIYTFPGAANILDFSVGAGGYGTIWFSRFGGSKSGSGPMSIGARLPLAFNLAVFRKKFDIFLRIAPGLGMNIWSAGIGFRWEVFAGLGLRFWFT; translated from the coding sequence ATGAGAACAAAAATAATTATTGTGTTAATTATTATTTTATTAGCCCCAAGCTTAGGATTTGCTAATTCAAAAGCATCTGCAAGGGGTAAATTTGGAGCAGGAATTATCCTCCCACTACCAATTGCTTTACATATTAATATGGGGAACTTTGATCTTGACATTGGTCTTTACAGTGGAGTAAATAATTTATTTTCAGATTGGAAAACACTGTTTATCGCATTGGACTATATTTTCTACATATATACATTCCCAGGAGCTGCTAATATTTTGGATTTTTCAGTTGGAGCTGGGGGGTATGGAACAATATGGTTTTCAAGATTTGGCGGCAGTAAATCGGGCTCTGGACCAATGAGCATTGGAGCAAGATTGCCTTTGGCTTTCAATCTTGCAGTATTTAGAAAAAAATTTGACATATTTTTACGAATAGCACCGGGGCTTGGAATGAACATTTGGAGCGCTGGCATTGGATTTAGATGGGAAGTATTCGCAGGATTGGGACTAAGATTCTGGTTTACTTAA
- a CDS encoding chemotaxis protein CheA encodes MDSSDVIDKFKNSFKEESIENISDIEQALLNLEAGSDQEIINSIFRNLHTIKGSSGMFGFNFTASLVHEIETVLDVIKDGRAAFNQAAIDATLMSVDFIRELIEGDEEISEIDFDKRKQFLVDEIKRVLEAPNVKEAFQEALENDFSKPDNSSVLEECLKVNSDNKFDDEALRSEFKSYKILFSPAKGILFHGHKPINLLNKLIDLGSGHVRAKVDNIPDLELISPDNVYVDWEIRLDTEENRESIADIFIFLDSQSKIDIQELDKCLETDKGDNLGLKNFNLSSLDRSIKDSANSAFKKSAFIGKSFSNGDKNRSNVQDDTARSKVNIASIKVDSKKLDHLVNLVGELVTIQSKLSKEAENRNSNILNSISAEFSLLINELRDYTTGLRTVPIEILFVKFQRIVKDLSTSLGKSILYHASGGDTVLDKSIIEKLNEPLVHLIRNSIDHGIESPEERERLGKDPKGIIKLSACQAGDSVIVIIEDDGRGLDKNKILKKAIERNIISDSAAKTLSNIDIYNLIFEPGFSTASSVTDISGRGIGMDVVKKQVESLRGHVVLESELGKYTRTKLIFPLTLAIIEGWLVRVKDEHFIVPLSNVESCLESNNLISQMDGVETKSNVMNYRGSMISFIRLREFFQVSSEKSISEQVVVVNTNSGKMGIVVDEVLGQHQTVIKALGKIYSRVEGVSGATILGDGSLALVVDIDAITKLIR; translated from the coding sequence ATGGATAGTAGTGATGTGATTGATAAATTTAAGAATTCCTTTAAGGAAGAATCAATAGAAAATATTTCAGATATTGAGCAAGCACTTCTTAATCTTGAGGCAGGTTCAGATCAAGAGATTATTAATTCTATTTTTAGAAATTTACATACCATAAAGGGAAGTTCTGGTATGTTTGGTTTTAATTTTACAGCATCGCTTGTCCATGAAATAGAAACGGTTCTTGATGTTATAAAAGATGGTCGGGCTGCTTTTAATCAAGCCGCTATTGATGCTACCTTAATGTCAGTTGATTTTATTAGGGAGCTTATTGAAGGTGATGAAGAAATTTCTGAGATTGACTTTGATAAGCGTAAACAGTTTTTGGTAGATGAAATTAAAAGAGTTCTTGAGGCCCCTAATGTTAAAGAGGCTTTTCAAGAAGCTTTAGAAAATGATTTTTCAAAACCCGACAATAGTTCTGTTTTAGAAGAGTGTTTGAAAGTAAATTCAGACAATAAATTTGATGATGAGGCTTTACGATCTGAATTTAAGAGTTATAAAATTCTTTTTTCTCCTGCTAAGGGTATTTTGTTTCATGGGCACAAGCCTATAAATCTATTGAACAAGTTAATTGATTTGGGAAGTGGCCATGTTAGAGCCAAAGTAGATAACATTCCAGATTTAGAGCTTATTTCTCCTGACAATGTTTATGTTGATTGGGAGATAAGGTTAGATACAGAAGAGAACAGAGAGAGTATTGCAGATATTTTTATATTTTTAGATTCTCAATCGAAAATTGATATTCAAGAATTAGATAAATGTTTAGAGACAGATAAAGGCGATAATTTAGGACTTAAAAATTTTAATTTATCGAGCTTGGATAGAAGTATCAAAGATTCTGCTAATTCTGCATTTAAAAAATCGGCATTTATTGGAAAATCTTTTTCAAATGGAGACAAAAACAGATCCAATGTTCAAGATGATACTGCTAGAAGCAAGGTTAATATTGCTAGTATTAAAGTAGATTCTAAAAAGCTTGACCATTTGGTAAATCTTGTTGGAGAGCTTGTTACAATACAGTCAAAGCTTTCAAAAGAGGCCGAAAACAGAAATAGTAATATTTTAAATTCAATATCAGCAGAATTTTCTTTACTGATTAATGAGCTTAGGGATTATACAACAGGGCTTAGAACAGTTCCTATTGAGATTTTGTTTGTAAAATTTCAAAGGATAGTAAAAGATTTATCTACTAGTCTTGGTAAGTCAATTCTTTATCATGCTTCTGGGGGCGATACTGTTCTTGATAAAAGTATTATTGAAAAGCTTAATGAACCTTTGGTTCATTTAATTCGAAACTCAATAGATCATGGAATTGAATCGCCTGAAGAGAGAGAAAGGTTAGGCAAAGATCCTAAAGGAATTATTAAGCTTTCAGCTTGTCAAGCTGGGGATTCTGTTATTGTTATTATTGAGGATGATGGAAGAGGTCTTGATAAGAATAAAATACTTAAAAAGGCCATAGAGCGCAATATAATTTCTGACTCAGCTGCCAAAACTTTATCCAATATTGATATTTATAATTTGATTTTTGAGCCTGGATTTTCAACCGCAAGTTCCGTTACTGATATATCAGGTCGTGGGATTGGTATGGATGTTGTTAAGAAGCAGGTTGAATCTTTAAGAGGACATGTTGTACTTGAAAGCGAGCTTGGCAAATATACTAGAACTAAATTAATTTTTCCATTGACCTTGGCTATTATTGAGGGTTGGCTTGTCAGGGTAAAAGATGAGCACTTTATTGTTCCCCTTTCTAATGTTGAGTCTTGTTTAGAATCTAATAATTTAATTTCTCAAATGGATGGGGTTGAGACTAAAAGCAATGTAATGAATTATAGGGGTAGTATGATTAGTTTTATTCGGCTTAGAGAGTTTTTTCAGGTTTCTAGCGAGAAGAGCATTAGTGAGCAAGTTGTTGTTGTGAATACAAATAGCGGGAAAATGGGTATTGTGGTTGACGAAGTTTTAGGGCAACATCAAACCGTTATAAAAGCTTTGGGTAAAATTTATTCTCGAGTGGAAGGGGTTTCTGGAGCCACTATACTTGGTGATGGAAGTTTGGCTTTGGTTGTTGACATAGATGCAATAACTAAGCTTATAAGATAA
- a CDS encoding STAS domain-containing protein — protein MIYRPEGELVVNSIFKVKEDLLHIFKKMKEGDTLTIDLSNVEKIDITFIQILYASNKYAKNKNLFVKIEYPSDEVLSSLIYGGFLIDIEDVDSFDLGANLVGF, from the coding sequence ATGATTTATAGGCCTGAAGGAGAGCTTGTAGTAAATAGTATTTTTAAGGTAAAAGAAGATTTGTTGCATATTTTTAAAAAAATGAAAGAAGGGGATACTCTTACTATTGATCTTTCGAATGTTGAAAAAATAGATATTACTTTTATACAAATTTTGTATGCATCTAATAAATATGCTAAGAATAAAAATTTATTTGTAAAAATTGAGTATCCATCCGATGAAGTTTTAAGTTCATTAATATATGGCGGGTTTTTAATAGATATTGAAGATGTTGATAGCTTTGATTTGGGAGCTAATTTGGTTGGATTTTAA
- a CDS encoding DUF3996 domain-containing protein has protein sequence MKKIFILLIMIANISINSFAKDSYLNRGIGFGASIGNPIINLIMSFPFIDFEIGYGGSNGINLSGLKLESKLYDFNLLAIAALDFIFTIPLIKKLNLGVGIGGNLSLSSHTSKLINIELGFGIRIPLVIFYDITENLEIGIKIAPSIEFISNTRSLAHHRTYSGIKPNLAGGISAKYYI, from the coding sequence TTGAAAAAAATCTTCATATTACTCATTATGATTGCAAATATATCTATAAATAGTTTTGCAAAAGATTCGTATTTAAATAGAGGTATTGGCTTTGGAGCAAGCATTGGAAATCCAATTATTAACTTAATAATGTCATTTCCTTTCATTGACTTTGAAATAGGCTATGGTGGTAGCAATGGAATAAATTTATCGGGCCTTAAGCTTGAATCAAAACTTTATGATTTTAATTTATTAGCAATAGCAGCACTTGATTTCATTTTTACAATACCTTTGATAAAAAAATTAAATTTAGGAGTTGGAATAGGAGGAAATCTAAGTCTATCGTCTCACACATCTAAATTAATAAACATAGAATTAGGATTTGGAATAAGAATTCCACTGGTTATTTTTTACGACATTACAGAAAATTTAGAAATAGGCATAAAGATAGCACCTTCAATAGAATTCATCTCAAATACAAGATCCCTTGCACACCACAGAACCTATTCAGGCATAAAACCAAACCTTGCTGGGGGAATATCCGCTAAGTACTATATCTAA
- the ptsP gene encoding phosphoenolpyruvate--protein phosphotransferase, translating to MTLSGKRISRGIGIGEVLCIRKNFDKIVSKEKIEFSQVDSEISKFNKAKLKAIEALKDLDRKAVLQFGDDKKGIFEGQVLIVEDDELSELVIELITKENYSAAYSIYLAFENLVKSVEDYKDPYLKERASDYKDIRNRLISIILGQVTDFSEINKDIILVTEELTPSDTMQFDLNYVKGFLTAVGGETSHAAILARTMGLPALVMTLLDIDALKDGDKIVIDAISSIVIKNPSSDELDLYRGKILRQVEMEKELFSLKDKDAETKDGVKVFLKANIGTPVDIAYVNKYGVEGIGLFRTEFLYMKSLQPPTEDEQFETYKRVVDTMEKKGIVTIRTLDVGGDKEIPYLNFEKEENPFLGFRALRMYKEYEELIQAQFNAIFRASHYGKIRVMVPMLTRYEEIETIEYFVNNAKISLKSRGLPFDENLEVGCMIEVPSAALISSKLANKLKFFSIGTNDLTQYVLAVDRGNQKISNLYDKYNPAVLKLIKKVLDDGISSGIDVSVCGELGGDDAGALLLVGLGFRSLSMIPSATLRIKYLLKKYTIVELEELANKVLNSDSEQETLSYFDKFIGD from the coding sequence ATGACTTTATCGGGCAAAAGAATATCCAGAGGAATAGGCATTGGAGAAGTTCTTTGTATTAGGAAAAATTTTGATAAAATTGTAAGTAAGGAAAAAATCGAATTTTCTCAAGTTGATAGCGAGATATCGAAATTCAATAAAGCTAAGTTAAAAGCAATTGAAGCGCTTAAAGACCTTGATAGAAAAGCTGTGCTTCAATTTGGAGATGACAAGAAAGGTATTTTTGAAGGTCAAGTTTTGATCGTTGAAGACGATGAACTTTCCGAGCTTGTTATTGAGCTTATTACAAAGGAAAATTATAGCGCTGCTTATTCTATTTATTTAGCGTTTGAAAATTTGGTTAAAAGCGTGGAAGACTATAAAGATCCTTATTTAAAAGAAAGGGCGTCTGATTATAAGGATATTAGGAATAGATTAATTTCTATCATTTTGGGTCAAGTAACCGATTTTTCTGAAATTAATAAAGATATTATTCTTGTTACCGAAGAATTAACTCCATCTGATACCATGCAATTTGACTTAAATTATGTTAAAGGGTTTTTAACTGCAGTTGGAGGAGAAACTTCTCATGCTGCTATTTTGGCAAGAACAATGGGGCTTCCAGCGCTTGTTATGACTTTGTTAGATATTGATGCGTTAAAGGATGGTGATAAAATAGTCATTGATGCAATATCTTCTATTGTTATTAAAAATCCTTCTTCTGATGAGCTTGATCTTTATAGGGGTAAGATTTTGCGCCAAGTAGAGATGGAAAAAGAGCTTTTTTCTTTAAAAGATAAAGATGCTGAAACAAAAGATGGTGTAAAAGTATTTTTAAAGGCAAATATTGGAACACCTGTTGATATTGCCTATGTTAATAAATATGGTGTTGAGGGAATAGGTCTTTTTAGAACAGAATTCTTATATATGAAATCTTTACAACCCCCAACAGAAGATGAGCAGTTTGAAACTTATAAGAGAGTTGTAGATACAATGGAAAAAAAGGGGATTGTTACGATTCGTACTCTTGATGTTGGTGGAGATAAGGAAATTCCCTATCTTAATTTTGAGAAAGAGGAGAATCCCTTTTTAGGCTTTAGAGCACTTAGGATGTATAAGGAATATGAGGAATTGATCCAAGCACAGTTTAATGCTATTTTCAGGGCCAGTCATTATGGGAAAATAAGGGTAATGGTGCCTATGCTTACTAGATATGAAGAGATTGAAACGATCGAATATTTTGTGAATAATGCAAAAATTAGCTTAAAGTCTAGAGGTTTGCCTTTTGATGAAAACTTGGAAGTGGGCTGTATGATAGAAGTTCCTTCTGCGGCTTTAATTTCCTCTAAACTTGCCAATAAATTGAAATTTTTTAGCATAGGGACTAATGATTTAACCCAATATGTTTTAGCTGTTGATCGTGGCAATCAAAAAATATCAAATTTATATGACAAGTATAATCCTGCTGTGTTGAAATTAATCAAAAAGGTTCTTGATGATGGAATTAGTTCTGGAATTGATGTGTCTGTTTGTGGCGAGCTTGGGGGAGATGACGCTGGAGCATTACTTCTTGTAGGTCTTGGATTTAGGTCTTTAAGCATGATTCCTAGTGCTACACTTAGAATTAAATATTTGCTTAAAAAGTATACAATAGTGGAATTAGAAGAATTGGCAAATAAGGTTTTAAATAGCGATTCTGAGCAAGAGACTTTAAGTTATTTTGATAAATTTATAGGAGATTAG
- the crr gene encoding PTS glucose transporter subunit IIA — MGFLDFFKKTATLDLIAPISGKVMSIDKVPDEAFAEKIVGDGIAILPTSNELLAPCDGKIGKIFKTNHAFSLETKEGVEIFVHFGINTLNLNGKGFTRVAEEGINVKQGEVIIRLDLEYLKEHSESVITPVVIANSDEVSSIEYSFGRLENESEYILSSSTVLTEEIRHKISQTKPVTAGKDLVLRVRK; from the coding sequence ATGGGTTTTTTAGATTTTTTTAAAAAAACCGCTACATTGGATTTGATTGCGCCGATTAGTGGAAAAGTTATGTCAATTGATAAGGTTCCCGATGAAGCGTTTGCTGAAAAAATAGTGGGTGATGGAATTGCAATTCTTCCAACAAGTAATGAGTTGCTAGCGCCTTGTGATGGGAAAATAGGTAAAATTTTTAAAACTAATCATGCCTTTAGCCTTGAAACCAAAGAGGGTGTTGAAATTTTTGTTCATTTTGGAATTAATACTCTTAATTTAAATGGCAAGGGTTTTACAAGAGTTGCCGAGGAGGGCATTAATGTTAAACAAGGTGAAGTTATTATTAGACTTGATCTTGAATATTTAAAAGAGCATTCAGAATCCGTTATTACTCCAGTTGTTATTGCAAATTCTGATGAAGTTTCAAGCATAGAATATTCTTTTGGAAGGCTTGAAAATGAGTCCGAATATATTTTGTCGTCGTCAACTGTGTTAACAGAAGAAATTAGACATAAAATATCTCAAACAAAGCCTGTTACAGCAGGTAAAGATTTAGTATTGCGAGTTAGAAAGTAA